In the genome of Amaranthus tricolor cultivar Red isolate AtriRed21 chromosome 15, ASM2621246v1, whole genome shotgun sequence, one region contains:
- the LOC130801835 gene encoding DNA (cytosine-5)-methyltransferase DRM2-like produces MTGNISDNDSVNYSWTSDEELEIEKKVFDSGTSLTTLNGGLLTGTAEASSSSGPSSTLFRHFVGAGFSENLVAKAVEENGEGDMDAILNALLTYSALESSPSDELDTEKPSAREQNGHFDERIDGIYAQTNNIDSDQKVGVDSDSLSSDYEENLLEDFSDSDSGPGIEETPGPLSEEKKKMLFLTDMGYPVEEVSIAIERCGPDSSLEELADFLCAAQMARASDASYVDPPVKPKLYGDFSKHKKRKLFEYEMGRKKQKSFLEEDEPLRLPKPMIGFGVPNMSLPHFHRTLPEAALSPPYFYYENVALAPKGVWDTISRFLYDVQPEFVDSKYFCAAARKRGYIHNLPIDDRFPLLPLPPRSIHEALPLTKKWWPHWDTRTKLNCLQTAYGSAKLTERIRKALEDFDGDPPMHVQKYVMDECRKWNLVWVGRNKVAPLEPDEVEMLLGFPRNHTRGGGISRTDRYKSLGNSFQVDTVAYHLSVLKDLFPGGMRVLSLFSGIGGAEVALHRLGIPLKTVVSVELAEVNRNIQRSWWEQTNQKGILIDIADVQQLTNDRLEQLINSFGGFDLVIGGSPCNNLAGSNRVSRDGLEGKESSLFFEYIRILDTVKSLMGKKL; encoded by the exons ATG ACTGGGAACATCTCTGACAATGATAGTGTAAACTATAGCTGGACTAGTGACGAAGAACTAGAAATAGAGAAAAAAGTTTTTGATTCTGGCACTTCATTGACCACTCTCAATGGAGGGCTTTTAACGGGTACTGCTGAG GCAAGCTCTTCTTCTGGGCCTTCCTCAACATTATTTCGCCATTTTGTTGGAGCAGGTTTTTCTGAAAATTTGGTTGCAAAAGCAGTTGAAGAAAACG GAGAAGGAGATATGGACGCCATTTTAAATGCTCTTCTAACCTATTCG GCCTTGGAAAGCTCTCCTTCTGATGAACTGGATACTGAAAAGCCTTCCGCAAGAGAACAAAATGGACATTTTGATGAGAGAATAGATGGCATATATGCTCAGACTAATAATATTGATTCTGATCAGAAGGTTGGCGTGGATTCTGATTCCTTGTCCTCAGATTACGAAGAAAATCTTCTTGAGGACTTTTCTGATTCAGATAGTGGTCCTGGAATTGAG GAAACTCCTGGCCCGTTGTcagaggagaagaagaagatgttgtttttgactgATATGGGTTATCCCGTGGAAGAAGTCTCAATAGCAATAGAAAGATGTG GCCCAGACTCTTCACTTGAAGAGTTGGCTGACTTCTTATGCGCTGCACAAATGGCAAGGGCTTCCGATGCATCATATGTAGATCCACCAGTCAAACCAAAG CTTTATGGTGATTTTTCTAAACATAAGAAGAGGAAGCTATTCGAGTACGAGATGGGGAGGAAAAAGCAGAAGTCCTTTCTTGAGGAAGATGAGCCTCTTCGCCTTCCCAAACCAATGATAGGATTTGGAGTTCCTAATATGTCACTCCCTCATTTTCATAGAACACTACCAGAGGCAGCCTTATCTCCTCCGTACTTCTATTACGAAAATGTGGCACTTGCTCCTAAAGGAGTTTGGGATACAATCTCACGATTTTTGTACGATGTTCAACCTGAATTTGTTGATTCAAAGTACTTCTGTGCTGCTGCAAGAAAGAGAGGATATATTCATAACCTTCCAATAGACGATCGATTCCCTCTTCTCCCTCTTCCTCCTCGGTCCATTCATGAGGCGTTGCCCTTGACTAAGAAGTGGTGGCCCCATTGGGATACAAGAACAAAGCTCAATTGCTTGCAAACTGCATATGGTAGTGCAAAATTGACAGAGAGGATCCGCAAGGCTCTTGAAGATTTTGATGGTGACCCACCTATGCATGTTCAGAAGTACGTGATGGATGAATGTAGAAAATGGAATCTAGTTTGGGTTGGCAGAAATAAGGTTGCCCCTCTTGAACCCGATGAAGTAGAAATGTTGTTAGGATTCCCTAGAAACCACACAAGAGGTGGTGGAATAAGCAGGACTGATAGATATAAGTCACTTGGCAACTCATTCCAG GTTGATACAGTTGCCTACCACCTTTCTGTCTTGAAAGATCTGTTTCCCGGTGGTATGAGAGTGCTTTCACTATTTTCTGGGATCGGGGGTGCTGAAGTTGCCCTCCACCGTCTAGGCATACCTTTAAAAACTGTAGTGTCGGTTGAACTCGCTGAAGTGAACAGAAACATTCAAAGGAGCTGGTGGGAACAGACTAACCAAAAAGGTATTTTGATAGATATTGCTGATGTACAACAATTGACTAATGATAGATTGGAGCAGCTCATAAATTCATTTGGGGGCTTTGATTTAGTTATTGGAGGAAGCCCTTGCAACAATCTTGCAGGTAGCAATAGAGTAAGTAGGGATGGGCTCGAGGGTAAGGAATCCTCACTATTTTTCGAATACATCCGCATTTTAGACACTGTTAAGAGTTTAATGGGGAAAAAACTATGA